One window of the Acinonyx jubatus isolate Ajub_Pintada_27869175 chromosome A2, VMU_Ajub_asm_v1.0, whole genome shotgun sequence genome contains the following:
- the TIMM29 gene encoding mitochondrial import inner membrane translocase subunit Tim29: MAAAALKRFWSRNREDPGGPAAAKPGVWARLGSWARVLLRDYAEACGDAAAAARARPGRAAAYVGLLGGAAACCALAPGEAAFEEALLDASGTLLLLAPATRNRVSEGHVQRLLWLRGRGRLRHVSLGLCSLVYEAPVDAQASLYQARCRYLQPRWADFPDRILDVGFVGRWWVLAARMRDCDVNDDEFLHLPAHLRVVGPHQLRSETNERLFDEKYEPVVLTDDQVDQALWEEQVLQKEKKDRLALSQADSLVRPEGPR, from the exons ATGGCGGCGGCCGCTCTGAAAAGATTTTGGTCCCGAAACCGTGAAGACCCTGGGGGCCCAGCGGCCGCGAAGCCCGGCGTGTGGGCGCGGTTGG GCTCCTGGGCCCGCGTACTGCTCCGAGACTACGCGGAGGCCTGCGGggacgcggcggcggcggcgcgggcccGGCCCGGGCGGGCGGCCGCGTACGTGGGGCTGCTGGGCGGCGCGGCGGCCTGCTGCGCGCTGGCGCCCGGCGAGGCGGCCTTCGAGGAGGCGCTGCTCGACGCGTCGGGGACCCTCTTGCTGCTGGCCCCGGCCACCCGCAACCGCGTCTCCGAGGGCCACGTGCAGCGGCTGCTCTGGCTTCGGGGCCGCGGCCGCCTCCGCCACGTGAGCCTGGGCCTGTGCTCGCTCGTGTACGAGGCGCCCGTCGACGCCCAGGCCAGCCTCTACCAGGCCCGCTGCCGCTACCTGCAGCCCCGCTGGGCCGACTTCCCGGACCGGATCCTGGACGTGGGCTTCGTGGGCCGCTGGTGGGTGCTGGCCGCCCGCATGCGCGACTGCGACGTTAACGACGACGAGTTCCTCCACCTGCCGGCCCACCTGCGCGTCGTCGGGCCCCATCAGCTGCGCTCCGAGACCAACGAGCGGCTCTTCGACGAGAAGTACGAGCCCGTGGTGCTCACCGACGACCAGGTGGACCAGGCGCTGTGGGAGGAGCAGGTCTtgcagaaggagaagaaggaccGGCTCGCCCTCAGCCAGGCCGACTCCCTGGTGCGGCCCGAGGGGCCCAGATGA